In one window of Vulpes vulpes isolate BD-2025 chromosome 1, VulVul3, whole genome shotgun sequence DNA:
- the PPP1R14A gene encoding protein phosphatase 1 regulatory subunit 14A, translating to MLCREDSGGRDLPRQGKAARGLPHGPLQPPGGADRRGPREPVPGPRPPGSRPGEPQPRGPGLGLRGRAHTCTVHRRGLPAVQRPVPALQPGKLRPGRLGRSWPASERSPRPRPAPPRPVRGPLRAGRRRTARGRARTAMAAQRLGKRVLSKLQSPSRARGPGGSPGGLQKRHARVTVKYDRRELQRRLDVEKWIDGRLEELYRGREADMPDEVNIDELLELENEEDRSRKIQGLLTSCGNPTEDFVQELLVKLRSLHKQPGLRQPSPSEERSLGPLQDPARTAPP from the exons ATGCTGTGCCGTGAGGACTCGGGCGGGCGGGATCTTCCCCGGCAGGGAAAGGCGGCGCGGGGGCTCCCGCACGGTCCCTTGCAGCCGCCAGGGGGCGCAGACAGGCGCGGTCCCCGAGAGCCCGTCCCGGGACCCCGCCCCCCGGGATCCAGGCCCGGGGAGCCCCAGCCGCGTGGCCCGGGCCTGGGACTCCGCGGCCGCGCGCATACCTGCACGGTGCACCGCCGCGGGCTTCCCGCGGTGCAGCGACCAGTCCCTGCGCTGCagccggggaaactgaggcccgggcGGCTGGGGCGGAGCTGGCCCGCGAGCGAgcggagcccccgcccccggccggccccgccccggcccgtaAGAGGCCCCCTGCGCGCAGGGAGAAGGCGCACAGCGCGGGGCCGGGCCCGGACGGCGATGGCAGCTCAGCGGCTGGGCAAGCGGGTGCTGAGCAAGCTGCAGTCTCCGTCGCGGGCtcgcgggccggggggcagccccggggggctgCAGAAACGACACGCGCGTGTCACCGTCAAGTATGATCGGCGGGAGCTGCAGCGGCGGCTGGACGTGGAGAAGTGGATCGACGGGCGCTTGGAGGAGCTGTACCGCGGCAGG GAGGCAGACATGCCTGATGAGGTCAACATTGATGAATTGTTGGAATTAGAGAATGAAGAGGACAGAAGCCGGAAAATCCAG GGACTCCTGACATCCTGCGGCAACCCCACAGAG GACTTCGTCCAGGAGCTGCTGGTGAAGCTACGAAGCCTCCACAAGCAGCCGGGCCTCCGCCAGCCCAGCCCCTCCGAGGAGCGCAGCCTGGGCCCCCTCCAGGACCCAGCCCGGACCGCGCCACCCTGA